In the genome of Christensenella timonensis, one region contains:
- a CDS encoding sugar phosphate isomerase/epimerase family protein, whose protein sequence is METGMSTACFFCRLYNEDAIRKMAELGIKDMELFFSALMEYKKPFTDEVRRICDGEGAHIRSVHALCTQFEPQLFSMHDRQREEALGIYRQVLDAAAELSAGIYVFHGPMNVKRAKTFHVNYGMAGERVSVLAEEAKQRGVKLAFENVHWCWYQQPGFAQQLLRHTESDNLYFTLDIKQAAQSGYEVADYLDDMGDRLAHIHVCDYKKDPQKGIIPCLPFDGEMDWAGMRKKLQGSGYKGRMMLEVYPGDYKTYGDLMKNYREVAAFFAD, encoded by the coding sequence ATGGAAACGGGGATGTCGACAGCCTGCTTTTTTTGCAGGCTGTATAATGAGGATGCGATCCGCAAAATGGCGGAGCTGGGGATCAAGGATATGGAGCTGTTTTTTTCGGCGCTGATGGAGTACAAAAAGCCGTTTACGGATGAGGTCAGGCGCATCTGCGATGGGGAAGGCGCGCATATTCGTTCCGTGCACGCATTGTGCACACAGTTTGAACCGCAGCTTTTTTCCATGCACGACCGGCAGCGCGAGGAGGCGCTCGGCATATACCGCCAGGTGCTGGATGCGGCTGCGGAACTTTCGGCGGGAATCTATGTGTTCCACGGCCCGATGAATGTAAAACGTGCCAAAACCTTCCATGTAAATTATGGGATGGCGGGCGAGAGGGTGAGCGTACTTGCAGAGGAAGCCAAACAGCGGGGCGTGAAGCTTGCCTTTGAAAACGTGCACTGGTGCTGGTACCAACAGCCCGGCTTTGCGCAGCAGCTCCTGCGGCACACAGAAAGCGACAACCTGTATTTTACACTGGACATCAAGCAAGCGGCGCAGTCGGGCTATGAGGTCGCGGATTATTTAGACGATATGGGGGATCGGCTCGCGCATATCCACGTATGTGACTACAAAAAAGACCCGCAAAAAGGGATCATCCCCTGCCTGCCGTTCGACGGGGAGATGGACTGGGCCGGTATGCGGAAAAAGCTGCAAGGGAGCGGGTATAAAGGCCGCATGATGCTTGAGGTCTATCCGGGCGATTATAAGACATACGGCGACCTGATGAAAAATTATAGGGAAGTCGCCGCATTTTTTGCCGATTGA
- a CDS encoding ECF transporter S component, protein MSWFFPVALERAFLLHPEGKALAVRAGNARNAKERKEEEKMEKVKVKKGWQLKDIIMIGILGLIFAAIYLGAFYLSQAIGVALTPFGLAPFNFEVVYGVWFMAATLAAFILQKPGVALVTEVLAAFLELLMGNFPLVITTGLVQGIGLELGFAVFGYKKYNLASMCVSAVFACVLSFVWTYFTNGYAAVETSMLIAMFVVRLGTSLLFAGVLSWVLGKGLARTGVLKGYAIGAKYVHQDIAED, encoded by the coding sequence TTGAGTTGGTTCTTTCCGGTTGCGTTGGAAAGAGCTTTTTTATTGCATCCGGAGGGCAAAGCGCTGGCCGTGCGGGCGGGGAATGCGCGCAACGCTAAGGAAAGAAAAGAGGAAGAGAAGATGGAGAAAGTAAAGGTGAAGAAGGGCTGGCAGCTAAAGGACATCATCATGATCGGGATATTGGGGCTGATCTTTGCGGCGATCTACCTGGGGGCGTTTTATTTGAGCCAGGCGATCGGCGTAGCTTTAACGCCGTTTGGGCTGGCGCCGTTCAACTTTGAAGTGGTGTACGGCGTATGGTTCATGGCAGCGACGCTGGCAGCGTTCATCCTGCAAAAGCCGGGCGTGGCGCTGGTGACGGAAGTGCTGGCGGCATTTTTGGAGCTGCTGATGGGGAATTTCCCGCTGGTCATTACGACGGGCCTCGTACAGGGGATCGGCCTGGAGCTTGGGTTTGCGGTATTCGGATATAAGAAATACAACCTTGCGAGCATGTGTGTTTCCGCAGTGTTCGCCTGTGTATTGAGTTTCGTCTGGACTTATTTTACCAACGGATATGCGGCGGTCGAGACATCTATGCTGATTGCGATGTTTGTAGTGCGATTGGGGACTTCGCTGCTGTTCGCGGGCGTTTTGAGCTGGGTTTTGGGCAAAGGGCTTGCGCGTACAGGCGTACTGAAGGGCTATGCGATCGGCGCGAAATATGTGCACCAGGACATTGCCGAAGACTGA
- a CDS encoding ABC transporter ATP-binding protein, which produces MDKNGIVCEDLTFRYSQTSKYEVISHASLFIEQGRVTVISGSSGCGKSTLLYLMAGIYPQNAGVVDSGRVLVEGQEIGELEPSERMPLVGMMFQNPDLQFCMDTVENELVFCLENKGEDPAGMQRQMDEALAFCGISHLKEKTLYTLSGGEKQKVMLACVTLLRPKWLLLDEPFANIDPASTAELVQKLGKLHEELGIGIVAVDHQVAHWLPILDEVVLLGAGGELLSRGITRDNLKEYRQTFEELGIVYPGQSYREPVRRAPVQDEPVLSIRGLCAGYGETAVLCGLDADFYRGRAYAVTGLSGSGKSTLFSVLCGLVPYQGSVRLEGKELKKLRKKALAHKLGFVFQNPQDQFVAGSVFDEIAVSLKKRVREEELEERVKAVLQEIGLWKYRFLSPFMLSQGQQRRLAVAALLAYDCEILVCDEPTYAQDLRAIRAVMELLERRVGQGLTLIFSTHDKQLGCDYADELYVLEDGKLKREELP; this is translated from the coding sequence ATGGATAAAAACGGCATCGTCTGCGAAGACCTGACCTTCCGGTATTCGCAGACAAGTAAATATGAGGTCATCAGCCACGCGTCCCTTTTCATCGAGCAGGGGCGCGTTACTGTGATCAGCGGTTCGTCCGGCTGCGGCAAGAGTACGCTTTTATACCTGATGGCGGGCATCTATCCGCAAAACGCGGGGGTCGTCGACAGCGGCCGCGTTTTGGTGGAGGGGCAGGAGATCGGGGAGCTGGAACCTTCGGAGCGCATGCCGCTTGTAGGGATGATGTTCCAGAACCCGGATCTGCAGTTTTGCATGGATACCGTGGAAAACGAACTGGTCTTTTGCCTGGAAAACAAGGGCGAAGATCCGGCGGGTATGCAGCGGCAGATGGACGAGGCGCTTGCGTTTTGCGGTATCTCGCACCTGAAGGAAAAGACGCTCTATACGCTTTCCGGAGGAGAAAAACAGAAGGTGATGCTCGCCTGCGTTACATTGCTGCGTCCCAAATGGCTGCTGCTTGACGAGCCGTTTGCAAACATAGACCCTGCCTCCACGGCGGAGCTGGTGCAAAAGCTGGGAAAGCTGCATGAGGAGCTGGGTATCGGCATTGTAGCGGTGGACCATCAGGTGGCGCACTGGCTGCCGATCCTGGATGAGGTGGTGCTGCTGGGCGCGGGCGGCGAGCTGCTCTCCCGCGGCATCACGCGTGATAATCTTAAGGAATACAGGCAGACATTTGAGGAGCTGGGCATTGTCTATCCGGGGCAAAGCTACCGGGAGCCTGTGCGGCGCGCCCCTGTGCAGGATGAACCTGTGCTTTCGATCCGGGGACTGTGTGCGGGCTATGGGGAAACGGCAGTGCTGTGCGGCCTGGACGCTGATTTTTACCGCGGCAGGGCATATGCGGTAACAGGACTTTCGGGCAGCGGGAAAAGTACGTTGTTTTCCGTGTTGTGCGGGCTCGTCCCCTATCAGGGAAGCGTGCGGCTCGAGGGAAAGGAACTTAAAAAACTGCGGAAAAAGGCGCTTGCCCACAAGCTGGGCTTCGTATTCCAGAACCCGCAGGATCAGTTCGTCGCGGGAAGCGTGTTTGACGAGATCGCGGTCAGCCTGAAAAAGAGGGTGCGGGAAGAGGAACTGGAAGAACGGGTCAAAGCGGTTTTACAGGAGATCGGCCTGTGGAAATACCGTTTTTTATCGCCGTTTATGTTGAGCCAGGGACAGCAGCGGCGGCTGGCGGTGGCGGCGTTGCTCGCATACGATTGCGAGATTTTAGTTTGCGACGAGCCAACGTATGCGCAAGACCTGCGGGCGATCCGTGCGGTGATGGAACTGCTTGAACGGCGGGTAGGGCAGGGACTGACGCTTATTTTTTCCACACACGATAAGCAGCTTGGCTGCGACTACGCAGACGAGCTGTATGTACTGGAGGACGGAAAGCTCAAGCGGGAGGAACTGCCATGA
- the leuB gene encoding 3-isopropylmalate dehydrogenase, which produces MEYKIALIPGDGIGPEISAQAVRVLDKVGSLYGHSFTFTEADAGGIAIDKHGDPLPDSQLDICRSSDAVLLAAVGGEKWDDLPVDKRPEKGLLKLRGELGLFANLRPAIIYSELRAACPLKDEIIGDNLDILILRELTGDVYFGEKGGDDLAYSSDLMNYHDYEVERIARLAFESARKRDKRLTSVDKANVLATSRLWRNTVNRIAKDYPDVTLTHMYVDNAAMQLVRNPRQFDVVVTGNLFGDILTDEASMITGSIGMLPSASLGSTKLGMYEPIHGSAPDIAGTGKANPIAMILSCAMMLRYSFDLEKEAQAIEAAVKAVLAGGARTADIAAGGAFVSTAEMSDLILAKLK; this is translated from the coding sequence ATGGAATATAAAATAGCTTTGATCCCCGGCGACGGCATTGGCCCGGAAATTTCCGCACAAGCCGTACGGGTACTGGATAAGGTCGGCAGCCTCTACGGACATTCCTTCACATTCACGGAGGCGGATGCGGGCGGGATCGCCATCGACAAGCACGGCGACCCGCTGCCTGATTCCCAGCTGGATATCTGCCGCAGCAGCGACGCAGTGCTGCTGGCCGCGGTAGGCGGGGAAAAATGGGACGACCTCCCTGTCGATAAGCGCCCCGAAAAGGGTCTCCTGAAGCTGCGCGGAGAGCTCGGCCTGTTTGCCAACCTGCGTCCGGCGATCATCTACAGCGAGCTTAGGGCCGCATGCCCCTTAAAGGACGAGATCATCGGGGATAACCTCGATATCCTCATCCTGCGCGAGCTGACGGGCGACGTCTATTTTGGGGAAAAGGGCGGCGACGACCTGGCCTATTCGTCCGACCTGATGAATTACCACGATTATGAAGTAGAACGTATCGCGCGCCTTGCTTTTGAATCTGCGCGCAAACGAGACAAGCGCCTGACAAGCGTTGACAAAGCCAACGTACTGGCGACCTCGCGGCTGTGGAGAAATACTGTGAACCGGATCGCCAAAGACTATCCGGATGTCACACTCACACATATGTATGTTGACAACGCAGCCATGCAGCTTGTGCGCAACCCGCGCCAGTTCGACGTTGTGGTGACAGGCAACCTGTTCGGCGACATCCTCACGGACGAAGCCAGCATGATCACAGGCTCCATCGGCATGCTCCCTTCGGCCAGCCTTGGCTCCACAAAACTGGGCATGTACGAGCCCATCCACGGCAGCGCGCCGGATATCGCGGGTACGGGTAAGGCAAACCCCATCGCCATGATCCTTTCGTGCGCAATGATGCTGCGCTATTCCTTCGACCTGGAAAAAGAAGCCCAGGCGATCGAAGCCGCGGTAAAGGCTGTTCTTGCGGGGGGTGCGCGCACAGCGGATATCGCTGCCGGCGGCGCTTTCGTTTCCACGGCGGAAATGAGCGACCTGATCCTTGCGAAATTAAAATAA
- a CDS encoding acyl CoA:acetate/3-ketoacid CoA transferase, with translation MSKQIITAKEAADMIFDGAVIAANGFMMMSVADEVYHALEQRFLDTHSPRDLSLLSITSVGDGADRGLNRLAHKGLVKKLVAGHLNLMPKLQQMIFSEDIEAYNLPQGVLAQLLRDTAARRPGLVTQVGLDTFVDPRHSGGRINSISKEELNEIISIDGKDYIRYKPFTQMDFAILRGTRADKNGNICTEKEAAKVDALAMAQACHTLGGKVIVQVEEIVDDIKPHDVCIPGVLVDYLVVTSDMAYHPQTAACDYNPAYSGQSRAPKGAMPVLESGARRIIALRALKELRPGIVNLGIGMPEGIAAVAEEKGVSGFTLTVEAGGIGGSPLSGVEFGASLNPEAIIFQHQLFDFYHGGGLTQAFLGLAEADAQGNINVSKFGPRIAGCGGFICITQSTPKLYFIGTFTAKGLKEEVVNGKLHILAEGSIKKFKREIEQLTFSAKRAKELKQEVMFITERCVLELRDEGLTLTEIAPGVDLERDIISNMEFRPLIAENLKEMDADIFA, from the coding sequence ATGAGCAAACAGATAATTACGGCCAAAGAGGCCGCAGATATGATTTTTGACGGCGCGGTCATCGCTGCCAACGGATTTATGATGATGTCCGTGGCGGATGAGGTCTACCATGCGCTTGAACAGCGTTTTTTAGACACGCACAGCCCCCGGGATCTTTCCCTGCTGTCCATCACATCCGTCGGCGACGGTGCGGATCGGGGGCTTAACCGCCTTGCGCACAAGGGATTGGTCAAGAAACTCGTTGCGGGCCATTTGAACCTGATGCCCAAACTCCAGCAAATGATTTTTTCCGAGGATATCGAGGCCTACAACCTGCCGCAGGGCGTGCTTGCACAGCTGCTGCGCGATACCGCGGCCAGGCGTCCCGGGCTCGTGACGCAGGTCGGGCTCGATACATTTGTCGATCCGCGCCATTCGGGCGGGCGGATAAACAGTATTTCCAAAGAAGAATTGAATGAGATCATTTCGATAGACGGCAAGGACTATATCCGCTACAAGCCGTTCACACAAATGGATTTTGCGATCCTGCGCGGTACGCGCGCAGACAAAAACGGCAATATTTGTACGGAAAAGGAAGCAGCCAAGGTGGATGCGCTCGCCATGGCACAGGCTTGCCATACGCTGGGCGGAAAGGTGATCGTGCAAGTCGAAGAGATCGTGGACGATATCAAGCCGCACGACGTCTGTATCCCCGGCGTTTTGGTGGATTACCTGGTGGTGACAAGCGATATGGCCTATCATCCGCAGACTGCGGCCTGCGACTATAATCCGGCATATTCCGGCCAGTCCCGCGCGCCCAAAGGCGCAATGCCCGTCCTCGAGAGCGGGGCGCGCCGCATTATTGCGCTGCGCGCGTTAAAGGAACTCAGGCCCGGTATCGTCAACCTCGGCATCGGCATGCCCGAAGGGATCGCGGCCGTCGCCGAAGAAAAGGGAGTGTCCGGCTTCACACTGACTGTAGAAGCGGGCGGAATCGGCGGCTCCCCGCTCTCAGGCGTGGAATTCGGCGCCTCCCTCAACCCCGAGGCCATCATCTTCCAGCACCAATTGTTTGACTTTTACCACGGCGGCGGACTCACGCAGGCCTTTTTGGGGCTTGCGGAAGCCGATGCGCAGGGGAATATCAATGTCAGTAAATTCGGCCCGCGTATCGCGGGCTGCGGCGGCTTCATCTGCATCACCCAGTCCACGCCAAAGCTCTACTTCATTGGAACCTTCACCGCCAAAGGACTGAAAGAGGAAGTCGTAAATGGCAAATTGCATATCTTAGCGGAGGGCAGCATCAAAAAATTCAAGCGGGAGATCGAACAACTTACCTTCTCCGCCAAACGCGCCAAAGAGCTTAAGCAGGAGGTCATGTTCATCACGGAGCGCTGCGTCCTTGAGCTGCGCGACGAGGGCCTGACGCTTACGGAGATCGCGCCCGGCGTCGACCTGGAACGCGACATCATCTCCAACATGGAATTCCGCCCGCTGATCGCCGAAAACCTGAAGGAAATGGATGCCGATATCTTCGCATGA
- a CDS encoding D-alanyl-D-alanine carboxypeptidase family protein: MKKVTAWIIAVILILAIPVVAFAEPEGQAGGDSAASGEAAGQEAEATPTPIPTPEPTATPDATSETKEGAPEVDLSKITADSAMLIDADTGEVLFSKNKDWRVFPASTTKLMTAILTLENCTMDEMVTVGAEVDEFSKGSSLMGLKRNETLSVKDLFYGLMICSGNDAAAALGVHIGGSEEGFVEMMNKKAQELGMTGTHFLNPYGLYIFNTGYDHYTTAADMAILAREAYKHPEIMEAAQMKEYTPDADAASETPRKFTSSNFLLATPENKPEYAAYLYDKATGMKTGLLENITLNGGETVSSYGCLVASATSGGLNLIALIFGDKSIGDKEAGIPNAYARWEIAQYLFEYGFSNYAKVDLGQYVSPLSVTETIEGAAGNDPQEGKLEVTADLSGDKTDVRLLPAATAQGLADGSVQLEQKMNVEEPLKAPINEGEKVGTVSYSLNGEEVYTAPLVASRQVFPAGDELETSKEYGVPAISFEVWYLWIIIPAGVVLTLLIVRTANLRRRRKRYAGARRGADITPVRAAKATRGKSSVQGRPVKTKPVQTRHTGNPPGGRKRNNL, translated from the coding sequence TTGAAGAAAGTTACAGCATGGATCATTGCGGTCATCCTTATTTTGGCAATCCCAGTGGTTGCGTTTGCGGAGCCGGAAGGACAGGCAGGCGGGGACAGTGCGGCCTCGGGAGAAGCTGCGGGGCAGGAAGCGGAAGCGACGCCGACGCCTATTCCAACACCGGAGCCTACCGCCACGCCCGATGCGACGTCTGAAACAAAAGAGGGCGCGCCGGAGGTCGACCTGTCGAAAATCACCGCGGATTCCGCGATGCTCATTGATGCGGATACGGGCGAAGTCCTTTTTTCCAAAAACAAGGACTGGCGCGTTTTCCCGGCCAGTACGACAAAGCTGATGACAGCGATCCTGACATTGGAAAACTGCACGATGGACGAAATGGTCACCGTTGGGGCGGAGGTCGACGAATTTTCAAAAGGCTCCAGCCTGATGGGGCTGAAGCGGAACGAGACCCTGTCCGTCAAAGACCTTTTCTATGGCCTGATGATCTGTTCGGGGAACGATGCGGCGGCAGCGCTGGGCGTACATATCGGCGGCAGCGAAGAGGGCTTTGTCGAGATGATGAACAAAAAGGCCCAGGAACTGGGCATGACGGGTACGCATTTCCTGAATCCGTACGGCCTTTACATTTTTAATACTGGTTACGATCACTATACGACGGCGGCGGACATGGCGATCCTCGCGCGGGAAGCATACAAGCACCCGGAGATCATGGAAGCGGCGCAGATGAAAGAATATACGCCGGACGCGGACGCGGCCTCCGAAACGCCGCGCAAGTTCACAAGCTCGAATTTCCTGCTTGCGACGCCGGAAAACAAGCCGGAGTACGCGGCATACCTGTACGATAAGGCGACGGGCATGAAAACGGGACTGCTGGAAAACATTACGCTGAACGGCGGGGAAACGGTCAGCTCGTACGGCTGTTTGGTGGCCTCGGCGACGAGCGGGGGCCTGAACCTGATCGCTTTGATTTTCGGTGACAAGTCGATCGGCGATAAGGAGGCAGGGATTCCCAATGCGTATGCACGGTGGGAGATCGCGCAATATTTATTTGAATATGGTTTCAGCAATTATGCGAAGGTGGATCTCGGACAGTATGTCTCGCCCCTTTCCGTAACGGAAACGATCGAGGGGGCAGCCGGGAACGACCCGCAGGAAGGAAAGCTGGAAGTGACCGCCGATTTGAGCGGCGATAAAACGGACGTGAGGCTCCTGCCCGCGGCGACCGCACAAGGGCTTGCGGACGGCAGTGTGCAGTTGGAACAAAAGATGAATGTTGAAGAGCCCTTAAAGGCTCCCATCAACGAGGGAGAGAAGGTGGGGACGGTTTCTTACAGCCTCAACGGCGAAGAGGTTTACACTGCGCCGCTGGTGGCAAGCAGACAGGTGTTCCCGGCAGGGGACGAACTGGAAACGAGCAAGGAATACGGCGTTCCTGCAATATCCTTTGAGGTATGGTATCTTTGGATTATCATTCCGGCAGGCGTGGTGCTCACATTGCTTATCGTCCGTACGGCAAATTTAAGGCGCAGGCGCAAACGCTACGCAGGCGCAAGGCGCGGGGCGGATATCACACCCGTGCGCGCTGCAAAGGCGACGCGCGGCAAAAGCAGCGTGCAGGGACGGCCGGTTAAGACAAAGCCGGTACAAACACGGCACACTGGCAATCCTCCGGGGGGCCGCAAGCGTAACAACCTGTAA
- the rplL gene encoding 50S ribosomal protein L7/L12, translating into MDKAQIIEAIEKMSVLELAELVKELEEKFGVSAAAPVAVAAAPAAGEGAAAAEEKTEFDVVLKAAGAEKTKVIKVVREATGLGLKEAKDMVDSAPSTIKEALGKDDAEKLVASLKEAGADVEMK; encoded by the coding sequence ATGGATAAAGCACAGATCATTGAAGCGATTGAAAAAATGAGCGTTTTAGAGCTCGCAGAACTCGTTAAAGAATTGGAAGAGAAATTCGGCGTAAGCGCTGCTGCCCCGGTAGCGGTTGCTGCTGCTCCCGCTGCTGGCGAAGGCGCTGCTGCCGCGGAAGAGAAAACAGAATTCGATGTCGTTCTCAAAGCCGCTGGCGCGGAAAAGACCAAAGTTATCAAAGTAGTAAGAGAAGCGACAGGCCTTGGCCTGAAGGAAGCAAAGGACATGGTCGACAGCGCTCCGTCCACAATCAAGGAAGCTCTTGGCAAAGACGATGCAGAAAAGCTCGTTGCTTCCCTGAAAGAAGCCGGCGCAGACGTAGAAATGAAATAA
- a CDS encoding energy-coupling factor transporter transmembrane component T family protein, which yields MKNINPAYKLIGVLVPIVIIAFVYNTVLNFAIVAVCMATLAVSRANWKNVLKVLIPVLILSVGMYMTGYKFHDGSNVGVGAATASLISGGAVGNGLQLASRVLAFGSLGMLFVFTTDTMKLVRSLEQQLHMPVKFVYGLLASFQLLPNISHEYKKTKAAFRARGRYPAAVSPALLTPLMVKAVRWSEALAAAMESQGFDDKARRTCYKPLVLRPIDCLFPVITTGLLMIGIILL from the coding sequence ATGAAGAATATCAATCCTGCGTATAAGCTGATCGGCGTACTGGTCCCCATCGTGATCATTGCGTTCGTATATAATACGGTGCTGAACTTTGCGATTGTCGCGGTTTGCATGGCAACGCTCGCGGTTTCGCGCGCCAACTGGAAAAACGTACTGAAAGTGCTGATCCCGGTGCTCATTCTTTCGGTGGGGATGTATATGACGGGATACAAATTCCACGACGGTTCCAATGTGGGGGTGGGCGCGGCGACGGCGTCGCTCATTTCCGGCGGTGCCGTCGGCAACGGCTTGCAGCTCGCGAGCAGGGTGCTGGCGTTCGGAAGTTTGGGCATGCTGTTTGTGTTCACCACGGATACGATGAAGTTGGTGCGGTCGTTAGAACAGCAGCTGCATATGCCGGTAAAATTTGTATACGGGCTGCTGGCCTCCTTCCAGCTGCTGCCGAATATCAGCCATGAATACAAAAAGACGAAAGCGGCTTTCCGCGCACGGGGACGTTACCCGGCGGCGGTTTCGCCCGCGCTTTTAACGCCGCTGATGGTGAAAGCGGTACGGTGGTCGGAGGCGCTTGCCGCGGCGATGGAGTCGCAGGGCTTTGACGACAAGGCAAGGCGCACCTGCTATAAGCCGCTCGTTTTGCGTCCCATAGACTGCCTGTTCCCCGTGATCACGACGGGGCTTTTGATGATTGGTATCATCTTACTGTAG
- the yfbR gene encoding 5'-deoxynucleotidase — translation MKKSFYAYMSRLKHIKRWGLMRNNMEEDVAEHTFTVTMLAHALCLIRNTYFGGNVEEKDVLCAALYHEAGEVITGDLPTPIKYFDEDITQSYKKIERHAEERLVSMLPEEMQGKIAPYVLQEVDDDVRVIVKAADRLSAYIKCMEELKSGNTEFKKACARTKEAIEAMELDEVSYFMEHFLPGYALTLDELN, via the coding sequence ATGAAAAAAAGCTTTTATGCTTATATGTCGCGCTTAAAGCATATCAAACGATGGGGGCTCATGCGCAACAATATGGAAGAAGACGTTGCGGAGCATACCTTTACGGTGACGATGCTCGCCCATGCGCTGTGCCTGATCAGGAATACTTATTTTGGCGGGAACGTCGAGGAGAAGGACGTACTGTGCGCAGCGCTTTACCATGAGGCGGGGGAGGTCATCACGGGCGACCTGCCTACGCCCATCAAATATTTTGACGAAGACATCACCCAGTCGTATAAAAAGATCGAGCGCCATGCAGAGGAGCGGCTGGTATCCATGCTGCCCGAAGAGATGCAGGGCAAGATCGCGCCCTATGTGCTGCAGGAAGTGGATGATGACGTGCGCGTGATCGTAAAGGCGGCAGACCGCCTGAGCGCTTATATCAAGTGTATGGAAGAACTGAAAAGCGGCAATACGGAGTTTAAAAAGGCGTGTGCGCGTACCAAAGAGGCGATCGAGGCAATGGAACTTGACGAGGTTTCCTATTTTATGGAGCACTTCCTTCCGGGGTATGCCCTGACGCTCGACGAACTGAACTGA
- a CDS encoding ABC transporter substrate-binding protein, whose protein sequence is MKVLHVELDWFANTNHTGFYVALDKGYYKDLGIDVHINGEFGGCGHQFAGEPDIVVAPEPAMLVYMDEAKKEDQATAIAVLTQRNDSGIISLKSCGATRPRELEGKRLTHWTPQWFHAVIGYAVNEDGGDYSKVKLVTKDVGDIVETLGVDGDAVWIYKNWEWFVMKHAGKGCDYFALADFYDVMDFCAPAVAAKNALIESDPEAVRAFVKASDQGFVDAAGDPEAAARILHGYTPHFDLDLLIESQDYISKLYLNEQGHWGTIRPERWTAFSAFMKDQEMIQTDYAASAERFTNEFHG, encoded by the coding sequence ATGAAAGTATTGCATGTAGAACTGGACTGGTTCGCCAACACGAACCACACAGGGTTTTATGTCGCCCTGGATAAAGGGTATTACAAGGATCTGGGCATCGACGTACATATCAACGGGGAATTCGGCGGATGCGGCCACCAGTTTGCGGGTGAGCCGGATATCGTTGTCGCGCCCGAGCCTGCAATGCTCGTTTATATGGACGAAGCAAAAAAAGAGGATCAGGCGACGGCCATCGCGGTGCTTACGCAGCGCAACGATTCGGGGATCATTTCCCTGAAATCGTGCGGTGCAACACGCCCGCGCGAGCTTGAGGGGAAGCGCCTGACTCACTGGACGCCGCAGTGGTTCCACGCAGTGATCGGTTATGCGGTGAATGAGGACGGCGGCGACTATTCCAAGGTAAAGCTGGTAACAAAAGACGTAGGGGATATCGTAGAAACACTGGGCGTTGACGGCGACGCGGTATGGATCTACAAAAATTGGGAGTGGTTCGTGATGAAGCATGCGGGCAAGGGGTGCGATTATTTTGCCCTGGCGGATTTTTACGATGTGATGGATTTTTGCGCGCCGGCGGTCGCGGCCAAGAACGCGTTGATCGAAAGCGACCCGGAGGCGGTGCGCGCGTTCGTCAAGGCAAGCGACCAGGGTTTTGTGGACGCGGCAGGCGACCCGGAGGCCGCGGCCAGGATCCTGCACGGCTATACGCCGCACTTTGACCTTGACCTGCTCATCGAAAGCCAGGATTATATCTCAAAGCTTTATTTGAACGAGCAGGGGCATTGGGGCACGATCCGGCCGGAGCGCTGGACGGCGTTCAGCGCCTTCATGAAAGACCAGGAAATGATTCAAACGGACTATGCGGCGAGCGCGGAGCGCTTCACCAACGAATTCCATGGATAA
- the rplJ gene encoding 50S ribosomal protein L10: MKEEKLQEKQAAVAEVIDKMKRAQCVVVLDYRGLTVDEVTSLRNQFREAGVEYKVIKNNMLRRAAEELNIEGVEEYFKGPSAVAFGYEDPVAPAKILCKFVKDVNKTEIKGGILDGKVMDAAGITSLSKLPSKEELLAKMMGSLNAPVTNFVGVLAAIPRGLVCALNAIAQQKEA, from the coding sequence TTGAAAGAAGAGAAATTACAGGAAAAGCAAGCGGCGGTAGCAGAAGTAATCGATAAGATGAAACGTGCACAGTGTGTCGTAGTACTTGACTATCGCGGGCTTACGGTGGACGAGGTCACGAGCTTGAGAAACCAGTTCCGCGAGGCGGGCGTAGAGTATAAAGTCATCAAAAACAATATGTTAAGGCGTGCGGCGGAAGAACTTAATATCGAAGGCGTAGAAGAATACTTCAAGGGCCCGAGCGCTGTTGCTTTCGGATATGAAGACCCGGTCGCTCCGGCAAAGATCCTTTGCAAATTCGTAAAGGACGTAAACAAAACGGAGATCAAGGGCGGTATCCTGGACGGTAAGGTAATGGACGCGGCAGGGATCACCAGCCTCTCCAAGCTCCCGTCGAAGGAAGAACTGCTGGCAAAGATGATGGGCAGCCTGAACGCACCTGTCACAAATTTTGTGGGCGTGCTCGCAGCGATCCCGAGAGGGCTTGTATGTGCGCTTAACGCGATTGCACAGCAAAAAGAAGCTTAA